In Halarcobacter bivalviorum, a genomic segment contains:
- a CDS encoding uracil-DNA glycosylase family protein: MFHHFHPYKPYLNEDTKKIIVGTLPPPRFCINEFKKEDVNFCYGSKDNLLWPVLNKIYKLDLLFDNSLQAVEQRKEFLDKNQIGICDIVDSCKREKIDASDLGMSEIVLRDILFYLKKYKSIDTLLFTGGNSKNGPEYFLRQILKKEEIKFHLVNNEIPKIHKFIFDNREFKTISLTSPSNAANRYIGSNKLYKRRKAQDKNYTTFDFRIEQYSKIFKST; this comes from the coding sequence ATGTTTCATCACTTCCATCCTTATAAACCATATTTAAATGAAGATACAAAAAAAATAATTGTAGGAACTCTTCCTCCTCCAAGGTTTTGTATTAATGAATTTAAAAAAGAAGATGTAAACTTTTGTTATGGCTCAAAAGACAACCTACTTTGGCCAGTACTTAATAAAATTTATAAGTTAGATTTATTATTTGATAATAGCCTTCAAGCAGTAGAACAAAGAAAAGAGTTTTTAGACAAAAATCAAATAGGTATTTGTGATATTGTAGATTCTTGCAAAAGAGAGAAAATTGATGCCAGTGATTTAGGTATGAGTGAAATTGTTTTAAGAGATATTCTTTTTTATTTAAAAAAATATAAAAGTATTGATACTTTACTTTTTACAGGTGGAAACTCTAAAAATGGTCCAGAATATTTTTTAAGACAAATTTTAAAAAAAGAGGAAATTAAATTTCATTTAGTAAATAATGAAATTCCAAAAATACATAAATTTATTTTTGATAACAGAGAGTTTAAAACTATTTCTCTTACTTCTCCTTCTAATGCAGCAAATAGATATATTGGTTCAAATAAACTTTATAAAAGAAGAAAAGCTCAAGATAAAAACTATACAACTTTTGATTTTAGAATTGAACAATATTCTAAAATTTTCAAATCTACTTAA